In the genome of Apostichopus japonicus isolate 1M-3 chromosome 15, ASM3797524v1, whole genome shotgun sequence, one region contains:
- the LOC139980991 gene encoding uncharacterized protein has protein sequence MAQVANTGADVFLCHIKKDESFVNFISGKLQEHGFSIWHNDLAKGEEKGIALLEAKVILVVLSLDSIGSKSLNDEVALAYISDKPIFPVTVHDYKLMEAALDFSLKLIVAKLNWSFFQVDQNGAYSEEFLPVLVKSIFKVLSHDVTDSRSPRSSMVEVPSSMMRELESSGAADPMTCNRWRERVRLSMMKEKKKGIPDFWEKNFKDKTEIPWTEFRAAFLSSYKERILMQMPEDKVSWIINLIYGEILSLKKTFPKRLYVSFCGGGAKLEGDCDRFYHQVMDYARGKIAMKEIFHMDSTVRLIAINNLGQFQTASVVGVLKSLLTDKDANIRTVAAIAIGKTGTTNQRVIKTLMAKLKDDDRMVREASCLSLGHLKSSQAIPLLVDIWRNDIISNVRNAALTALRIMDSPLAKESIRVTQLLDEEVEKLKSSMIRRH, from the exons ATGGCACAAGTTGCTAACACTGGGGCAGATGTCTTTCTCTGCCACATCAAGAAGGATGAATCATTTGTTAATTTCATATCTG GGAAGCTTCAAGAGCATGGCTTTTCCATCTGGCATAATGATCTAGCAAAGGGTGAAGAGAAAGGTATTGCTCTCCTAGAGGCTAAG GTAATTCTGGTTGTTCTGAGCTTGGATTCGATTGGCTCTAAGTCTCTGAATGATGAAGTTGCCCTGGCTTATATCTCAGACAAGCCCATCTTTCCAGTCACTGTGCATGACTATAAGCTAATGGAGGCAGCTCTGGATTTTTCATT GAAACTTATCGTGGCAAAACTCAACTGGAGTTTCTTTCAAGTGGATCAAAATGGTGCTTACAGTGAGGAGTTCTTACCTGTGCTGGTGAAATCCATTTTCAAGGTGCTATCCCACGATGTAACAGATTCCAGATCACCAAGGTCATCCATGGTTGAAGTACCTTCCAGCATGATGCGAGAGCTGGAATCGTCAGGTGCTGCAGATCCTATGACCTGCAACAGATGGAGAGAGAGAGTAAGGCTGTCGatgatgaaagaaaagaagaaaggaattCCAGATTTCTGGGAAAAGAACTTCaaagacaaaactgaaattCCCTGGACTGAATTTCGAGCTGCCTTTTTGAGTAGCTACAAGGAGAGGATTTTGATGCAAATGCCAGAAGATAAAGTATCCTGGATTATTAATTTGATCTATGGAGAAATCTTATCACTGAAGAAGACATTTCCCAAGCGTTTGTATGTGTCGTTTTGTGGCGGCGGTGCCAAATTGGAAGGAGATTGTGATAGGTTCTACCATCAAGTCATGGACTATGCCAGAGGAAAGATTGCtatgaaagaaatattccaCATGGACAGCACAGTTAGACTTATTGCCATAAACAACCTAG GTCAATTTCAGACTGCATCTGTAGTTGGTGTTTTGAAAAGCCTCTTAACAGATAAAGATGCCAACATCAGGACTGTGGCAGCCATTGCGATTGGAAAAACAG gtacAACAAACCAGAGGGTGATCAAAACCCTAATGGCTAAATTAAAAGATGATGACAGAATGGTGAGAGAGGCATCCTGTTTGTCTTTGGGTCACCTGAAATCTTCTCAAGCAATCCCATTGCTGGTGGACATCTG GAGAAATGATATCATCTCAAACGTGAGGAATGCGGCCCTGACAGCCTTGAGGATAATGGACAGTCCACTGGCCAAGGAATCCATCAGGGTTACTCAACTCTTGGATGAGGAGGTAGAAAAACTGAAGAGTAGCATGATCAGGagacactga